The DNA sequence GGTCGAGCGGGCCGCTGTCCGGGCCGCCGCCGTTCGGCAGCGGTATCCAGACGAAGCTGCGGCCCAGCACCTCGACGATCCTGCCCCCTGCCGAGGGGACGCCGAGGGAGGCGGAGAGCACCTCCTCCAGCTCGTTGCCGGGCCATCCACCGTGCGGATGGGGATGCGCCTGCGCCGGGAAGTCCGCCGGGAAGTCCATCTGCCTACCACCTGCCTGGAACCACTGCTGTGGCTGGAAAGGCTAACCGCTGCCGGGGGCTCCGCGCCGGGGCCGGTCAGGCCGCGAAGCCGATGCGGCGGAGCGTGTCGGCCGCGTCCCGGTCGATCAGGACCGCCGAACCGCAGCCGGCCGGGACCTCCCCGCGCTCCACGGCGCGCAGCAGCCGGTCGCCGGCCGCGCGGTGGCGCAGGAACGCGTACCGGGAGACCCCGCGCCCGCGCTCGCGCTGGCCGGCCAGCGCCTCCTGCGGTGTGACGTCGAGCAGCAGCAGGTGCAGGGCGGCGCCCCTGCGTCGGGCCTCGCGGGCCAGCCAGCGGCGCACCCAGGCCTGCGTCCCGCAGTCGTGGACGACGATGCCCCCGCCGGCCCGCAGCGCCCGGCGCAGCCCGGCGTAGTGCGCGAGGCGGACCAGCGGGCGGTACACCCCGTACGGCAGGAAGTGCGGCATGCGGCGCTCCCAGCGGTCCCGGGTGTTCTGCGAGTCGATGCCGACGCCGCGCACCGCGCGCCGCATCAGCGTGGACTTGCCGCTGCCGGGCAGTCCGGTGACCACGACGAGGTCCCGGGGCCCGAAGAGCAGGGCGCGCGGGCTGCGGCCGGCCCGGGCGCGCAGATCGCGGACGACGGGCGCCGGCAGCGCGCCGCGGGCCCCCCGGACCTGAGCGGCCGGCTGCTGGGGCAGCGCGACCCCCGTGGTGGTGGCGCACGCCGTGGTCCTGTTCACCGTGATCGTCCTCCCCTGGGGCCAGGTACGAGTCCCAATCCCCACCGAGTGTAAAGAAAAGGTAATGCCGGGCGCCTCTCGATTCCGTCCGTTTCGTGAAACAGGCCTGTCACAGCCTGCTGTGACCGTGCCCGTACGCCGTGTGCACCCCAGAGAAAGGGTCCCCCTGCCGCACCCCCGCGATGCGTGCAATGATGTGCGCGCCAACTGCATACCGGCCGTTTGAATCCGCGCGGGAGAGTCCCCGGCACCGTTTGCCGCCGGGGCGCCGAAGGAGCAAGTCCCTCCCTTGAATCTCTCAGGCCCCGTTACCGCGCGGGCGAGGCACATCTGAAAAGCGGGCCGCCGCAGCCGTGCTGCGTCGGCTCCACCCAAGGTGCAAGCCATGAGCCCTCCCCTGCGCGGGTGGTCATGGCGAACCTCTCAGGTTCCGATGACAGATGGGGAGGAACCGCCCTCGCCTTCCCCCACGCTCGGACGCACTCGCGCGGGAGGGACCCCATCGCCTTGGGAGACGACCGATGAGCAGTACCGAACCCCGCCGGACCGCGCTCGATGCCCTGCATCGCTCGCTCGGCGCGACGATGACCGACTTCGCCGGCTGGGACATGCCCCTGCGCTACGGCTCCGAGCGCGACGAGCACAACGCCGTGCGCACGCGGGCCGGCCTGTTCGACCTCTCGCACATGGGCGAGATCACGGTCACCGGCCCGCGGGCCGCCGCCCTCCTCGACTTCGCCCTGGTGGGCAACATCGGCGGGGTGAAGCCCGGTCGTGCCCGCTACACCATGATCTGCCGCGAGGACGGCGGCATCCTGGACGACCTGATCGTCTACCGGCTCGGCGAGACCGAGTACATGGTCGTGGCCAACGCCTCCAACGCCCAGGTGGTGCTGGACGCGCTGGTGGAGCGCTCGGCCGGCTTCGACGCCGAGGTGCGCGACGACCGGGACGCGTACGCGCTGCTCGCCGTCCAGGGCCCCGAGTCCCCCGGCATCCTGAAGTCCCTCACCGACGCCGACCTCGACGGCCTGAAGTACTACGCCGGCCTGCCCGGCACCGTCGCCGGCGTCCCCGCGCTCATCGCCCGCACCGGCTACACCGGCGAGGACGGCTTCGAGCTGTTCGTGAAGCCGGAGCACGCGGTGGAACTGTGGCAGGCGCTGACCAAGGCGGGCGAGGGCGCGGGCCTGGTCCCGTGCGGTCTCTCCTGCCGGGACACGCTGCGCCTGGAGGCGGGCATGCCGCTGTACGGGCACGAGCTGACCACCTCGCTGACGCCCTTCGACGCCGGTCTGGGCCGGGTGGTGAAGTTCGAGAAGGAGGGCGACTTCGTGGGCCGCGCGGCGCTGGCCGAGGCCGCCGAGCGCGCCGCGGCCGAACCGCCCCGGGTCCTGGTCGGCCTGGTCGCCGAGGGCCGCCGGGTCCCGCGCGCCGGGTACCCGGTCGTCGCGGGCGGCGAGGTGATCGGCGAGGTCACCTCCGGCGCCCCCTCCCCGACGCTGGGCAAGCCGATCGCGATGGCCTACGTGGACGCCGCGCACGCGGCGCCGGGCACCGAGGGCGTCGGCGTGGACATCCGCGGCAGCCACGAGCCGTACGAGGTCGTGGCGCTGCCGTTCTACAAGCGGCAGAAGTGACACCGTCGTAGCGTTTCCGGACCGCCGCAGGGTCTGCGGCCGGGTACGTCGTACCTGGTCACAGGTGTGTTCCGCGGCCCCCTCCGTCATCAGCAGTCCCCCGCGTACAGGAGAATTCCAGCCATGAGCAACCCCCAGCAGCTGCGTTACAGCAAGGAGCACGAGTGGCTGTCGGCCGCCGAGGACGGCGTGTCGACGGTCGGCATCACGGAGCACGCGGCCAACGCGCTCGGCGACGTGGTCTTCGTCCAGCTCCCCGAGGTCGGTGACGACGTGACCGCGGGCGAGACCTGCGGCGAGCTGGAGTCGACCAAGTCGGTCAGCGACCTGTACTCCCCGGTCTCCGGTGAGATCACCGAGGTCAACGAGGACGTCGTGAACGACCCGTCCCTGGTGAACTCGGCCCCCTTCGAGGGCGGCTGGCTGTTCAAGGTGCGCGTCACCGACGAGCCGGCCGACCTGCTGACCGCCGCCGAGTACGACGCCCACATCACGGGCTGAGGAGCCGTAGCCGCATGTCGCTTCTGAACACGCCCCTGCACGAGCTCGACCCGGCGGTCGCCGCCGCGGTCGACGCCGAGCTGCACCGCCAGCAGTCCACCCTCGAGATGATCGCCTCGGAGAACTTCGCCCCGGTCGCGGTCATGGAGGCCCAGGGCTCGGTCCTCACCAACAAGTACGCCGAGGGCTACCCCGGCCGCCGCTACTACGGCGGCTGCGAGCACGTCGACGTGATCGAGCAGATCGCCATCGACCGGGTCAAGGAGCTCTTCGGCGCCGAGCACGCCAACGTGCAGCCGCACTCCGGCGCGCAGGCCAACGCCGCCGCGATGTTCGCGCTGCTCAAGCCCGGCGACACCATCATGGGCCTGAACCTGGCGCACGGCGGGCACCTGACCCACGGCATGAAGATCAACTTCTCCGGCAAGCTCTACGACGTGGTCGCGTACCACGTGGGTGACGACGGCCAGGTCGACATGGCCGAGGTCGAGCGCCTCGCCAAGGAGAGCAAGCCGAAGCTGATCGTCGCCGGCTGGTCGGCGTACCCGCGGCAGCTGGACTTCGCCGCGTTCCGCCGGATTGCGGACGAGGTCGGCGCCTACCTCATGGTCGACATGGCGCACTTCGCCGGTCTGGTGGCCGCGGGCCTGCACCCGAACCCGGTGCCGCACGCCCACGTCGTGACGACCACCACGCACAAGACCCTCGGCGGTCCGCGCGGCGGTGTGATCCTCTCCACGGCCGAGCTGGCCAAGAAGATCAACTCGGCGGTCTTCCCCGGCCAGCAGGGCGGCCCGCTGGAGCACGTGATCGCCGCCAAGGCGGTCGCCTTCAAGGTGTGCGCCACCGAGGACTTCAAGGAGCGCCAGCGCCGCACCCTGGAGGGCGCCCGCATCCTGGCCGAGCGCCTGGTCCAGGACGACGTCAAGGCGGTCGGCGTGGACGTGCTGTCCGGCGGCACCGACGTGCACCTGGTCCTGGTCGACCTGCGCGACTCGGAGCTGGACGGGCAGCAGGCCGAGGACCGGCTCCACGAGGTCGGCATCACCGTCAACCGCAACGCGATCCCGAACGACCCGCGCCCGCCGATGGTCACCTCGGGTCTGCGCATCGGCACGCCCGCCCTGGCCACCCGCGGCTTCACCGCCGAGGACTTCGCCGAGGTCGCGGACGTGATCGCCGAGACGCTCAAGCCGTCGTACGACGTCGAGGCCCTCCGGGCACGGGTGACCGCTCTCGCCGGGAAGCACCCGCTGTACCCCGGTCTGAAGTAATTCCGTACCCTTTCGTTCGTACGGACATCCGGGGCATCGCGCACACTGGGTCAG is a window from the Streptomyces capillispiralis genome containing:
- a CDS encoding AAA family ATPase; its protein translation is MNRTTACATTTGVALPQQPAAQVRGARGALPAPVVRDLRARAGRSPRALLFGPRDLVVVTGLPGSGKSTLMRRAVRGVGIDSQNTRDRWERRMPHFLPYGVYRPLVRLAHYAGLRRALRAGGGIVVHDCGTQAWVRRWLAREARRRGAALHLLLLDVTPQEALAGQRERGRGVSRYAFLRHRAAGDRLLRAVERGEVPAGCGSAVLIDRDAADTLRRIGFAA
- the gcvH gene encoding glycine cleavage system protein GcvH encodes the protein MSNPQQLRYSKEHEWLSAAEDGVSTVGITEHAANALGDVVFVQLPEVGDDVTAGETCGELESTKSVSDLYSPVSGEITEVNEDVVNDPSLVNSAPFEGGWLFKVRVTDEPADLLTAAEYDAHITG
- the glyA gene encoding serine hydroxymethyltransferase; its protein translation is MSLLNTPLHELDPAVAAAVDAELHRQQSTLEMIASENFAPVAVMEAQGSVLTNKYAEGYPGRRYYGGCEHVDVIEQIAIDRVKELFGAEHANVQPHSGAQANAAAMFALLKPGDTIMGLNLAHGGHLTHGMKINFSGKLYDVVAYHVGDDGQVDMAEVERLAKESKPKLIVAGWSAYPRQLDFAAFRRIADEVGAYLMVDMAHFAGLVAAGLHPNPVPHAHVVTTTTHKTLGGPRGGVILSTAELAKKINSAVFPGQQGGPLEHVIAAKAVAFKVCATEDFKERQRRTLEGARILAERLVQDDVKAVGVDVLSGGTDVHLVLVDLRDSELDGQQAEDRLHEVGITVNRNAIPNDPRPPMVTSGLRIGTPALATRGFTAEDFAEVADVIAETLKPSYDVEALRARVTALAGKHPLYPGLK
- the gcvT gene encoding glycine cleavage system aminomethyltransferase GcvT, producing the protein MSSTEPRRTALDALHRSLGATMTDFAGWDMPLRYGSERDEHNAVRTRAGLFDLSHMGEITVTGPRAAALLDFALVGNIGGVKPGRARYTMICREDGGILDDLIVYRLGETEYMVVANASNAQVVLDALVERSAGFDAEVRDDRDAYALLAVQGPESPGILKSLTDADLDGLKYYAGLPGTVAGVPALIARTGYTGEDGFELFVKPEHAVELWQALTKAGEGAGLVPCGLSCRDTLRLEAGMPLYGHELTTSLTPFDAGLGRVVKFEKEGDFVGRAALAEAAERAAAEPPRVLVGLVAEGRRVPRAGYPVVAGGEVIGEVTSGAPSPTLGKPIAMAYVDAAHAAPGTEGVGVDIRGSHEPYEVVALPFYKRQK